The following are encoded together in the Lathyrus oleraceus cultivar Zhongwan6 chromosome 3, CAAS_Psat_ZW6_1.0, whole genome shotgun sequence genome:
- the LOC127129404 gene encoding F-box protein At2g39490: protein MEKDNITNDFVSNLPKEILGHIVSFLPNESSMETILISTKWRDLWNETIVRYGTKQDITNVLAKFLTSFDDFDPLKHPRKLQFHYDQDYALLATIANSTKLLLDFNFSPLKKECNENTQKHYELQFKLNEEKKISYNKCFSLKTLYLKSISYLTSEVASSIVSSLDHLESLVIVSCNGLKSLSIDFNFELHKLTILDCLELKWLHLKTSKLKSFQYRGSLPWILPEFHFNLSDAILDFRLGLSCGGIKSKDFDATLLTIKNSQALTLCRWTFEINEMP from the coding sequence ATGGAAAAAGACAATATAACAAATGATTTTGTAAGCAATTTACCAAAAGAAATTCTTGGTCACATAGTTTCTTTTCTACCAAATGAATCATCAATGGAAACCATCCTCATTTCAACAAAGTGGAGAGACTTATGGAATGAAACCATTGTTAGATATGGAACAAAACAAGACATCACTAATGTTCTTGCCAAATTTCTTACAAGTTTTGATGATTTTGATCCATTGAAACATCCAAGAAAGCTTCAATTCCACTATGATCAAGATTATGCATTATTAGCTACTATTGCTAATAGTACTAAGCTTCTACTAGATTTCAATTTCTCTCCTTTGAAGAAAGAGTGCAATGAAAATACTCAAAAACATTATGAACTTCAATTCAAGCTCAATGAGGAAAAAAAGATAAGCTACAACAAATGTTTCTCACTCAAAACTCTTTACTTGAAATCAATAAGCTATTTAACTAGTGAAGTAGCTTCATCTATTGTTTCAAGTTTGGATCATCTTGAGAGTTTGGTGATTGTTTCATGTAATGGATTGAAATCTTTGAGTATTGACTTTAACTTTGAGCTTCACAAGTTAACAATTTTGGATTGCTTGGAATTGAAGTGGCTTCATCTTAAAACTTCTAAACTCAAATCATTTCAATATAGAGGATCACTTCCTTGGATTTTGCCGGAATTTCATTTCAATCTTAGTGATGCTATTCTTGATTTTAGATTAGGACTAAGTTGTGGTGGAATTAAGAGTAAGGATTTTGATGCAACTTTGTTGACAATAAAGAACTCTCAAGCTCTTACACTTTGTAGATGGACTTTTGAG